A section of the Hirschia baltica ATCC 49814 genome encodes:
- a CDS encoding type II and III secretion system protein family protein yields the protein MIKKILLSACVAAIGFGSESAFAQNSLAGGVSETIRVRVTEPGQSATSRTLNLSQNKTAVLEFEEDVDDILVANPEIADVLARSKRRIAVLAKGKGESSIIFTNAQGKEILSLDVIVAGQGVSELQALIEQYVPRSAIKAEFVNGAIVLAGKSPSLSDADMAIQLAQQFVVDDSPVINMISIEGKDQVLLKVRIVEMQRSVIKQLGVNLSGSMNIGELANKSVQTAYDAVTGEVLLDAAGEALQVLAPAAPWDQSVSFGTSNSLGISGESLGGMSLSPSYNNYVGDKLQSSAGFSVDMLERIGLVRTLAEPNLTALSGESAKFLAGGEFPVPSEVDSDGEVVLEFKPFGVGLGFTPVVLSESRISMRISTEVSELTSTGGYQIGGTTYVDGAGNTVSTPAVVIPALKVRRADTTVEMPSGGSLVIAGLIQEQTSQAMDKVPGVGNLPVIGSLFRSREFQNNETELVVIVTPYLVDPTDPKKLRSPDDGYVAAKDAKAIFFGKMNEVYAVEGADVEETAGINGAGFIFD from the coding sequence ATGATTAAAAAAATTCTATTATCTGCGTGTGTTGCTGCCATCGGTTTTGGCAGTGAAAGTGCGTTTGCACAGAACAGTCTTGCAGGCGGTGTCAGTGAAACTATCCGAGTACGTGTGACTGAGCCGGGCCAAAGTGCCACTTCACGAACATTGAACCTTTCTCAAAACAAAACGGCTGTGCTTGAGTTTGAAGAAGATGTTGATGACATTTTGGTTGCCAATCCTGAGATAGCAGACGTACTTGCCCGCTCCAAGCGCCGCATAGCTGTTCTTGCCAAGGGAAAAGGCGAAAGCAGTATCATCTTTACAAATGCTCAGGGTAAAGAAATTTTATCATTAGATGTCATTGTCGCTGGTCAGGGCGTCAGTGAATTACAAGCGTTGATTGAGCAATATGTTCCACGTTCAGCGATCAAAGCTGAATTTGTGAATGGTGCCATTGTTTTGGCTGGAAAATCGCCAAGTCTTTCAGATGCGGATATGGCCATTCAATTGGCGCAGCAATTTGTTGTCGATGATAGCCCTGTTATCAATATGATTTCTATTGAGGGCAAAGACCAAGTTTTGCTTAAAGTGCGTATCGTTGAGATGCAGCGGTCCGTAATAAAGCAGTTGGGTGTAAACCTTTCAGGCTCTATGAATATTGGTGAATTGGCCAATAAAAGTGTTCAAACAGCATATGACGCTGTGACGGGTGAAGTCTTATTAGATGCCGCCGGAGAGGCTTTGCAAGTTCTTGCTCCGGCAGCGCCTTGGGATCAGTCTGTCAGTTTTGGAACATCCAATTCATTGGGTATATCTGGTGAATCTCTTGGTGGAATGAGCCTTAGCCCAAGTTACAACAATTATGTTGGAGACAAATTACAAAGTTCGGCTGGCTTCTCTGTGGATATGCTAGAGCGTATCGGATTGGTGCGAACTTTAGCAGAACCCAATCTGACAGCTCTATCGGGTGAAAGTGCTAAATTCCTTGCCGGTGGTGAATTTCCTGTCCCTTCTGAAGTCGATAGCGATGGTGAAGTCGTTCTAGAATTTAAACCTTTCGGTGTGGGACTAGGATTTACGCCAGTTGTGCTTTCTGAAAGCCGTATTTCCATGCGTATTTCTACGGAAGTATCAGAGCTGACCAGTACGGGCGGATACCAAATTGGTGGAACAACTTATGTCGATGGTGCGGGAAATACTGTTTCCACGCCCGCCGTTGTTATTCCTGCATTGAAAGTTAGACGTGCAGATACAACAGTTGAAATGCCTTCTGGTGGTTCTCTTGTTATTGCTGGGTTGATTCAAGAACAAACGAGCCAAGCAATGGATAAGGTTCCTGGTGTTGGAAATTTACCTGTTATCGGTTCTTTGTTTCGGTCGCGGGAATTTCAGAACAACGAAACCGAATTGGTTGTGATCGTAACACCATATCTGGTGGACCCGACAGATCCGAAAAAATTACGTTCTCCTGATGATGGATATGTTGCTGCGAAAGACGCGAAAGCTATTTTCTTCGGTAAAATGAATGAAGTCTACGCAGTCGAGGGCGCTGATGTAGAAGAAACTGCCGGCATTAACGGTGCTGGTTTCATCTTTGATTGA
- a CDS encoding CpaD family pilus assembly protein, which yields MSNWKTLALLGASMIAVSACSQSQENIDIATGNHREIEVKEQTHYLELTELGVGHLTPADRRRVELFVENFADDGYGPIVLSAPDGSREAVRAITSIRSILSRAGVLPDNITVGGYQPAAGNAAPLVLAYKSYQAHVPGCSTVNEHDWTDLRSNSSVGSFGCAVNENIAMMIAKPGDLLGERKIGDGDSSRQLTVYEKYRLGQSTASSQEADGSSTQQ from the coding sequence ATGAGCAACTGGAAAACACTCGCGCTTCTTGGCGCATCAATGATCGCTGTTTCTGCATGTAGTCAGTCTCAGGAAAATATTGATATTGCGACGGGTAACCATCGTGAAATCGAAGTTAAAGAACAAACGCATTATTTGGAATTGACCGAACTTGGAGTGGGACATCTTACACCGGCAGATCGAAGACGTGTTGAACTCTTTGTCGAAAATTTCGCTGATGATGGATATGGCCCAATTGTACTAAGTGCGCCAGATGGCTCTCGTGAAGCTGTTAGAGCCATTACGTCTATTCGTTCCATACTATCAAGAGCAGGCGTGCTGCCTGACAATATAACCGTTGGTGGCTATCAGCCGGCGGCGGGTAATGCTGCACCTCTTGTTCTCGCTTATAAATCTTATCAAGCTCATGTGCCCGGATGTTCGACTGTGAATGAACATGATTGGACTGACCTGAGAAGTAATTCTTCGGTAGGCAGTTTTGGCTGTGCGGTGAATGAGAATATTGCGATGATGATTGCCAAGCCGGGAGACCTGTTGGGCGAAAGAAAAATTGGCGATGGAGATTCCTCCCGCCAACTAACCGTATATGAAAAATACCGATTGGGTCAGAGTACCGCTTCATCTCAAGAAGCCGATGGTAGCAGTACGCAACAATAG
- a CDS encoding AAA family ATPase, with amino-acid sequence MTDPNDTLDDETYESLIEELGLDLDIDEPIGQFEKDELHSSAGEADGSDILFQNDVDTSPRDDENGVEISADLLAELQSVIGGSELTPSEFNEEATFAEDPIQVSREVSDAKPVDLAAAMMGHVVKDEKTHDIEAVDLDDENDFDDLNDEEEVSVFDGLDLSEEALSRDPDEFELDIEPETENEDEWVSDTASDKVSSSFSDLDSILENALSKDFEPPLDDADQYTDRLSQSNISSASAPDFSELEVPDTSSTGADFEAFEEPENSPSSRSHSSPVETEMPAFEDDFDADDNHFSLEDFADDFGEEVSQSPEIPTKAVQPSTVLPRSDLGLTSSAQNEEYIPSIETDAASMDDDEDVDFALTQAEGGDRVIPRITIHAFCQTQMCQQMLNKSMQDRRMVNVTADIVEGGVVAAINYYQEHDLPHMIVVESTAKSAKLLAELDELAQLCDETVKVVVIGAANDIRLYRELMARGVSEYIVPPLETVQLIRAISSQFADPEQPFVGKTLAVTGVKGGVGSSTIAHNLAWAISERLKQATTLIDLDLNFGTTGLDFNSESNQTIADALMAPDRFDDAVMNRLLTQATDNLSLFTAPASLDRTYDVDEETYSIVLNKVRETVPFVVLDLPHIWTDWFKGTVVSADEIVVVVQPDLASLRNGKNLIDFLKAARPNDSKPRLVINQVGVPKRPEIPVKDFAQAMDLEPDLVLPFDPQLFGTAANNGQMIADVAEDSKCSQGIDYLASLVTGREIKVERGSLLNKLFKR; translated from the coding sequence ATGACAGATCCCAACGACACGCTTGATGATGAAACATATGAGTCTCTTATCGAAGAACTAGGACTCGATTTGGACATTGATGAGCCAATTGGCCAGTTTGAGAAAGATGAATTGCATTCTTCTGCAGGTGAAGCAGATGGCAGCGATATTCTGTTTCAAAATGATGTGGACACATCTCCTCGAGATGATGAAAATGGTGTTGAAATTTCGGCTGATTTATTGGCTGAACTTCAAAGTGTCATTGGTGGAAGTGAGCTGACTCCTTCTGAGTTTAACGAAGAGGCCACGTTTGCCGAAGATCCAATTCAAGTGTCCCGAGAAGTTAGTGATGCAAAACCGGTAGACCTTGCTGCGGCAATGATGGGGCATGTCGTCAAAGATGAAAAAACTCATGACATCGAAGCGGTTGATCTCGATGATGAAAATGATTTTGACGACTTGAATGATGAGGAAGAGGTTTCCGTTTTCGACGGGCTTGACCTATCAGAAGAAGCTTTGTCCAGAGATCCAGACGAGTTTGAACTCGACATTGAGCCCGAAACTGAAAACGAAGATGAATGGGTATCTGATACAGCATCAGATAAAGTCTCGTCCAGTTTTTCAGATTTAGACAGTATTCTGGAAAATGCACTATCAAAAGATTTTGAACCGCCATTGGACGATGCAGACCAGTATACAGACCGTTTGAGCCAATCAAACATATCTTCTGCGTCTGCTCCAGATTTTAGCGAATTGGAAGTACCTGATACGTCTTCAACTGGTGCTGATTTTGAGGCATTTGAAGAGCCTGAAAATTCTCCTTCTTCAAGAAGCCATTCTAGTCCAGTTGAAACTGAAATGCCGGCATTTGAAGATGATTTTGATGCAGATGATAATCATTTTAGTTTAGAAGATTTTGCTGATGACTTTGGCGAGGAAGTGAGCCAAAGCCCCGAAATACCGACCAAAGCGGTTCAGCCTTCAACTGTGCTGCCAAGATCTGATTTAGGCTTAACTTCGTCGGCTCAAAACGAAGAATATATCCCATCCATAGAAACTGATGCTGCTTCAATGGATGATGATGAAGATGTTGATTTTGCTCTGACGCAAGCAGAAGGTGGGGATCGTGTTATTCCTCGCATCACTATCCATGCTTTTTGTCAGACTCAGATGTGTCAGCAAATGCTCAACAAATCCATGCAAGACCGCCGAATGGTGAATGTCACTGCGGATATTGTTGAAGGCGGTGTTGTTGCAGCAATCAACTATTATCAAGAACATGATTTGCCACATATGATTGTTGTGGAGTCTACAGCAAAGTCCGCAAAATTGTTGGCTGAGCTAGATGAACTCGCTCAATTATGTGATGAGACTGTAAAAGTGGTTGTCATTGGTGCTGCAAATGACATCCGTTTGTATCGTGAATTGATGGCGAGAGGTGTGTCTGAATACATCGTTCCTCCGCTTGAAACGGTGCAGTTAATTCGCGCAATTTCAAGTCAGTTTGCTGATCCAGAGCAACCATTTGTTGGAAAAACACTTGCAGTAACTGGCGTGAAGGGGGGCGTGGGTTCATCGACCATCGCTCATAACTTAGCGTGGGCGATTTCTGAACGATTGAAGCAAGCCACGACCCTTATCGACCTTGATTTGAATTTTGGGACGACTGGTCTCGATTTCAACAGTGAGTCAAACCAGACAATAGCTGATGCTTTGATGGCACCAGACAGATTTGACGATGCTGTTATGAACCGCTTGCTGACGCAAGCAACGGATAATCTATCCTTGTTTACTGCGCCAGCAAGTCTGGACCGCACCTATGATGTGGATGAAGAAACATACAGCATTGTTTTGAATAAAGTGCGTGAAACTGTGCCGTTTGTTGTTCTCGATCTTCCACATATCTGGACAGATTGGTTTAAAGGTACGGTCGTGTCTGCAGATGAAATCGTTGTTGTCGTGCAGCCTGATTTGGCATCACTTCGCAATGGTAAGAATTTAATAGATTTCCTCAAAGCTGCTCGTCCAAATGATAGCAAACCAAGATTGGTTATCAACCAAGTTGGTGTGCCTAAACGGCCTGAGATACCGGTGAAAGATTTTGCGCAAGCAATGGATTTAGAGCCAGATCTTGTTTTGCCATTTGATCCTCAACTATTTGGAACAGCTGCCAATAATGGGCAAATGATTGCCGATGTTGCTGAAGATTCTAAGTGTTCGCAAGGCATAGATTACTTGGCTTCATTGGTGACTGGCCGCGAAATCAAAGTTGAGCGCGGTAGCTTATTGAACAAATTGTTCAAGCGTTAG
- a CDS encoding CpaF family protein, with protein sequence MFGKKTGSFGAGQTAPPRPAAPPVKPESVEPPKPVVSEKQEASTPIPAPQASPSPTPPPVKAKSAPPLVKKEKAKPAKSEDEGRSEEYYLVKTEIFNALIDTIDLSQLAQLDQESAREEIRDIVIEIISIKNVVMSLAEQEVLLEDICNDVLGYGPLEPLLARDDIADIMVNGANCTYIEVNGKIERTNIRFRDNGQLMNICQRIVSQVGRRVDESSPICDARLADGSRVNVIAPPLAIDGPTLTIRKFRKDKLTIQNLVEFGAISPAGAEILRIIGTSRCNVLISGGTGSGKTTLLNCLTAFIEPGERVITCEDAAELQLQQPHVVRLETRPPNIEGQGKVTMTDLVKNCLRMRPDRIIVGEVRGPEAFDLLQAMNTGHDGSMGTLHANTPREGLSRVESMITMGGFALPQRTIREMIVGSIDVVIQATRLRDGSRKIVSISEVMGLEGDVIVTQDVLRYEIDGEDKNGKLIGRHRGTGVGRPRFWERAKYYNLEAELGLALDQLETA encoded by the coding sequence ATGTTTGGAAAAAAAACAGGATCATTTGGTGCTGGCCAAACGGCTCCTCCTAGACCGGCAGCACCGCCGGTAAAGCCCGAAAGTGTTGAGCCGCCGAAACCTGTTGTTTCTGAAAAGCAGGAGGCTTCTACACCGATTCCTGCGCCTCAAGCTTCGCCATCTCCTACACCTCCGCCGGTGAAGGCAAAGTCTGCGCCGCCGCTTGTGAAAAAGGAAAAAGCCAAACCTGCCAAGTCTGAGGATGAAGGGCGTTCTGAGGAATATTATCTGGTAAAAACAGAGATATTCAATGCTTTGATAGATACAATTGATTTGTCTCAACTGGCACAATTGGATCAAGAGAGCGCACGCGAAGAAATTCGCGACATCGTTATCGAGATCATTTCAATTAAAAATGTGGTGATGTCTTTAGCCGAGCAGGAAGTGCTGCTTGAAGATATCTGTAATGATGTTCTTGGGTATGGTCCGCTTGAGCCGCTTTTAGCGCGTGATGATATCGCTGATATCATGGTGAATGGTGCAAATTGTACCTACATTGAGGTCAACGGAAAGATTGAGCGCACGAATATCCGTTTCCGTGATAACGGCCAGTTGATGAATATCTGTCAGCGGATCGTGTCGCAGGTTGGTCGTCGTGTGGATGAATCCAGCCCTATTTGTGATGCGCGTTTGGCAGATGGTTCACGTGTAAACGTTATTGCGCCGCCGCTCGCGATTGATGGTCCAACACTGACCATTCGTAAGTTTAGAAAAGACAAGCTGACTATTCAAAACCTTGTCGAATTTGGCGCGATTTCGCCTGCAGGTGCAGAGATATTGCGTATCATCGGGACGTCACGTTGCAATGTGTTGATCTCAGGCGGTACGGGTTCTGGTAAGACAACTCTTCTCAACTGTTTGACTGCCTTTATTGAGCCGGGTGAGCGCGTGATTACGTGTGAAGATGCCGCGGAACTTCAGCTTCAGCAGCCCCACGTTGTTCGCCTAGAGACACGCCCTCCAAATATCGAGGGACAGGGTAAGGTAACAATGACCGACCTTGTGAAAAACTGTCTGCGTATGCGTCCAGACCGTATTATTGTGGGTGAGGTGCGTGGACCTGAAGCGTTTGACTTGCTTCAAGCGATGAACACAGGTCACGATGGTTCAATGGGAACACTCCACGCTAACACGCCGCGTGAAGGTTTATCACGTGTGGAATCCATGATCACGATGGGTGGTTTTGCTCTTCCTCAGCGCACGATACGTGAAATGATTGTTGGTTCGATTGATGTTGTTATTCAGGCGACCCGTCTTCGTGATGGGTCAAGAAAGATTGTATCTATTTCAGAGGTGATGGGGCTCGAGGGTGACGTAATCGTGACTCAAGATGTTCTTCGCTATGAAATTGATGGTGAAGATAAAAACGGCAAGCTTATTGGTCGTCACCGTGGAACCGGTGTTGGTCGGCCTCGTTTTTGGGAACGTGCCAAATATTATAATTTGGAAGCAGAGCTCGGGCTTGCACTGGATCAGTTGGAGACAGCGTGA